In Candidatus Bathyarchaeota archaeon, the genomic window TCCCTCACCTCAGAGCTAGGATTATGGCTCCAGCTCCGAATCCCGCACATCAGTTAGTCCTATTTTGTAAGAAACTTTATTTATCAGATTAATTTATTTTCTGATGATGCTTCATGGTTGAGAAGATTAGGGTTGGAGTTCGAGGGCAGGTGGTCATCCCTAGAAGGCTTAGGAAAAAACTGAAGCTTGAACATGGAACCATCCTTATGGTGGAGGAGACCGGGGATGGGCTCCTCTTAAGGCCGTATGAACCTGTGAAGGAGATGAAAGGGCTGGGGAGGGGAATCTTCGGAGACCCGATTAAATATCAGAGGAGAATCCGAGAAGAGTGGGGTGCAAAAAAGCTTGAGGATCGCGTTGGACACTAACATACTCATATATTTTCTTGAGGGGATAGAGCCCTACTCTAGTAGGGTTGAGAGCCTCATGAACTCCTTCATGAAGGGAGACAACGAGGGGATAATCTCAACGATAAATGTCGCAGAGATCTTGACAGGATTCTATACATCAGGGGATGAAGATGGAGCAGCAAAGACGAAGATGCTCCTCACAGACCTCACTCTAAACAATTTTGAGATAGTCCCAGTCACCTTTGATATCTCCGATCTAGCCGCAAAGCTTAGGGCGAAGAGGGGAGGAAGGCTGCCCGATGCATTGATTGTAGCCACGGCGATAAACCGAGGAGCTGAGATTTTATTCTCTAATGATGAGGACATCAAAAGGTTCGAAGAGGATATTAAGGTTTCAAAACTCGAATAGAGCTGGATACCTTAAAACTCCATAGCTCCACATATCAAAAGATAATTTATAGATCGTGTAGGGTGAGTAGGTCTATATTACTGTGCAAGTCTGCCCCTACCTAGCCATGGGTCCAAGAAGACCAAACCCTCAAATTATCCCTTCGATCCCTCCCTAGCTGTGGGGGCTAGATCCCCCTTAGGTTCATCATCCTACCGAGTAGCAAGCCCGTATTGCCCGGGATTTATATTTAGGAATCTTACTCTTCCGAAGATCAACCACACCTATGATCCCCAGCCGATTAAGGCTCAAACCGCAATGATTTGTCTTATAGCCCATTAACAAGTTTATGAGAGAGTGGAATTCTCCTTTAATGCCGGAGACATGAAGGCCCGAATTCATCTACTGGCTTTAATCCCTATCGTCCTTATAACGGCTCGAATCGTCGTTATTTACCCAGGAAACCTTGCTCATGGAGCTGATTGGGTTGAGATGGAGGTCAGCTCTTCCGTGTATGGTGTCATCGATGGTGACACCTTCGACACCTTCCCGGTTGGCCGTGTCAGGTTGGCTGACGTAAACGCCCCGGAGCTGGGGGAACCTGGGGGAGCTGCGGCGAAAGAGGCCTTGAAGGGGCTTATCCTCAACTCTAGAGTCTATCTAGATGTGGATGATGTGGGGGTGATGGATAGATATAATAGGCTTGTCTGCGTGGTCTACAGGAGATACAATTCAACCCACCTGTTGAATGTGAACAAGTGGCTTGTGGAAAACCATTACGTCGAGGTCATCGACTACCCGAACGAGTTCAATCCCCACACCTGGAGCCTCTACATCTATTATCCCGAGACTAAACTTCCAGAGGGTTACGACCAACTCCTCCAGAATTATATGAGTTTGGAGTCGGATTACTTGAACCTGAATGCCGAAGCTGAAAAGTTGAATATGGAATTTGAAAAATTAAAAATTGAATATAGTTCTCTCAGAGAAGTATTTGAAAAATTAAACTCGACATATAGTGATTTGATAGAAAAATATAATGATTTGGTCTTAAAATATGATAAAATTAAAGGTGATTATGATGCTCTTCAATCAT contains:
- a CDS encoding AbrB/MazE/SpoVT family DNA-binding domain-containing protein, whose amino-acid sequence is MVEKIRVGVRGQVVIPRRLRKKLKLEHGTILMVEETGDGLLLRPYEPVKEMKGLGRGIFGDPIKYQRRIREEWGAKKLEDRVGH
- a CDS encoding PIN domain-containing protein, whose protein sequence is MDTNILIYFLEGIEPYSSRVESLMNSFMKGDNEGIISTINVAEILTGFYTSGDEDGAAKTKMLLTDLTLNNFEIVPVTFDISDLAAKLRAKRGGRLPDALIVATAINRGAEILFSNDEDIKRFEEDIKVSKLE
- a CDS encoding thermonuclease family protein → MKARIHLLALIPIVLITARIVVIYPGNLAHGADWVEMEVSSSVYGVIDGDTFDTFPVGRVRLADVNAPELGEPGGAAAKEALKGLILNSRVYLDVDDVGVMDRYNRLVCVVYRRYNSTHLLNVNKWLVENHYVEVIDYPNEFNPHTWSLYIYYPETKLPEGYDQLLQNYMSLESDYLNLNAEAEKLNMEFEKLKIEYSSLREVFEKLNSTYSDLIEKYNDLVLKYDKIKGDYDALQSSYNSFKLDYSSLKNMYEKTRIENEKLASQLNVYMMLTYLFLGTTLMFGFSTVYLLRKRSKKAHMR